One window of the Aquila chrysaetos chrysaetos chromosome 8, bAquChr1.4, whole genome shotgun sequence genome contains the following:
- the KCNH4 gene encoding potassium voltage-gated channel subfamily H member 4 isoform X3, giving the protein MPIKNEKGEVVLFLFSFKDITESRGRSHPSDKKEEKQRSKKPGSSHLRAARRQGRTVLHRLSNQFARRDRGEMKINRNVFENKPSIPEYKVASVQKSRFILLHYSIFKALWDWLILLATFYVAVTVPYNVCFTGTEDSLSAARSTIVSDIAVEMLFILDIILNFRTTYVSQSGQVVYDPRSICIHYVATWFFVDLIAALPFDLLYVFNVTVTSLVHLLKTVRLLRLLRLLQKLDRYSQYSAMVLTLLMSMFALLAHWMACIWYVIGRKEMESNDPQTWDIGWLHELGKRLEAPYINNSVGGPSIRSAYIASLYFTLSSLTSVGFGNVCANTDAEKIFSICTMLIGALMHAVVFGNVTAIIQRMYSRRSLYHTRMKDLKDFIRVHRLPQQLKQRLLEYFQTTWSVNNGIDANELLHDFPDELRADVAMHLNKDILQLPVFETASRGCLRSLSLHIKTSFCAPGEYLLRQGDALQANYFVCSGSLEVLKDNVVLAILGKGDLIGADLCSTDQVIKTNADVKALTYCDLQYIGLRGLCEVLQLYPEYAGKFTVDIHQDLTFNLREGSEMEGLCRYSRSPRLSQAPQPRPESSATPEKPLPSILEDEEEPDEVFQNSPATITHRKLLLPHLSSPARHGSLSSLLGDELCQISALRRNCRSPARCSRGRSPSPQCQRDPRLPEQEGGVGRRPAKLLIPSLHAYGPPDLSPRVVDGIEDNGGTSEPQTFCFNVDPPLQSAARDSPTSAGTDAGGPALAMEAEEIKQNIRRLNQEINHLNQEVSHLSRELQRMMELLQGRLGGPQPPACPHRLPAAASPPPRPSPPSAPVPPSPPPAPPSSRSSPSASPPAKRCPVRSRSAHAAASPAVHPWVGAEGPCPPRGDTPSPDPRRGSDSQPLSLPPRSARSFPGCSAGGQPRIHRHPRSSSTSSH; this is encoded by the exons ATGCCCATCAAGAACGAGAAGGGGGAGGTGgtgctcttcctcttctccttcaagGACATCACAGAGAGCCGGGGCAGGAGCCATCCGAGTGACAAGAAGGAGG agaagcagaggagcAAGAAGCCTGGGAGCTCACACCTGCGGGCAGCGCGGAGGCAGGGCCGGACGGTGCTGCACCGGCTTAGCAACCAGTTTGCCCGGAGGGACCGTGGCGAGATGAAAATCAACCGC AACGTGTTTGAGAACAAGCCGTCCATTCCCGAGTACAAAGTGGCCTCGGTGCAGAAGTCCCGCTTCATCCTGCTCCACTACAGCATCTTCAAGGCCCTCTGGGACTGGCTGATCCTGCTGGCCACCTTCTATGTGGCTGTCACTGTCCCCTACAACGTCTGCTTCACGGGCACAGAGGACAGCCTCTCAGCCGCCCGCAGCACCATCGTCAGTGACATCGCCGTGGAGATGCTCTTCATCCTGG ACATCATCCTGAATTTCCGGACGACATACGTGAGCCAGTCGGGCCAGGTGGTGTACGACCCCCGCTCCATCTGCATCCATTACGTGGCCACCTGGTTCTTCGTGGATCTGATCGCCGCTCTGCCCTTCGATCTGCTCTACGTCTTCAACGTGACCGTG ACCTCGCTGGTTCACCTGCTGAAGACAGTGCggctgctgcggctgctgcggctgctgcagaagctggaCCGCTACTCGCAGTACAGTGCCATGGTGCTCACCCTGCTCATGTCCATGTTCGCGCTGCTGGCCCACTGGATGGCATGCATCTGGTACGTCATCGGCCGCAAGGAGATGGAGAGCAACGACCCCCAGACCTGGGACATCG GCTGGCTGCACGAGCTGGGCAAGAGGCTGGAGGCTCCCTACATCAACAACTCAGTGGGGGGCCCCTCCATCCGCAGCGCCTACATCGCCTCCCTCTACTTCACCCTCAGCAGCCTGACCAGCGTGGGCTTCGGCAACGTCTGCGCCAACACCGACGCCGAGAAGATCTTCTCCATCTGCACCATGCTCATCGGGG CACTGATGCACGCCGTCGTCTTCGGCAACGTCACGGCCATCATCCAGCGCATGTACTCCCGCCGCTCACTCTACCACACCCGCATGAAGGACCTCAAGGACTTCATCCGCGTCCACCGCCTGCCCCAGCAGCTcaagcagaggctgctggagTACTTCCAGACCACCTGGTCGGTGAACAACGGCATCGATGCTAACGAG ctgctgcatgACTTCCCCGATGAGCTGCGCGCGGACGTGGCCATGCACCTCAACAAGGACATCTTGCAGCTGCCCGTCTTCGAGACGGCCAGCCGGGGCTGCCTCCGCTCCCTCTCGCTCCACATCAAGACCTCGTTCTGCGCCCCGGGGGAGTACCTGCTGCGCCAGGGCGATGCGCTGCAGGCCAACTACTTCGTCTGCTCCGGCTCCCTCGAGGTGCTGAAGGACAACGTGGTCCTGGCCATCCTGG GCAAAGGGGATTTGATCGGAGCCGACCTGTGCAGCACGGACCAGGTGATCAAGACCAACGCGGACGTGAAGGCGCTGACCTACTGCGACCTGCAGTACATCGGGCTGCGGGGGCTCTGCGAGGTGCTGCAGCTCTACCCCGAGTACGCCGGCAAGTTCACGGTGGACATCCACCAGGACCTGACCTTCAACCTGCGGGAGGGCAGCGAGATGGAG GGGCTCTGCCGCTACTCCCGGTCCCCACGGCTGTCGCAGGCACCGCAG CCTCGTCCGGAAAGCAGTGCCACCCCGGAGAAGCCCCTTCCCTCCATCCtggaggacgaggaggagcCCGACGAGGTCTTCCAAAACTCGCCCGCCACCATCACCCACCgcaagctgctgctgccccatcTGAGCAGCCCGGCGCGCCATGGCTCCCTGAGCAGCCTCCTGGGCGATGAGCTGTGCCAGATCTCAGCCCTGCGGCGCAACTGCCGCTCCCCTGCCCGCTGCAGCCGGGGCCGCAGCCCCTCTCCGCAGTGCCAGAGGGACCCCCGGCTCCCGGAGCAGGAGGGCGGTGTGGGCAGGAGGCCAGCCAAGCTCCTCATCCCCTCCCTGCACGCATATGGCCCCCCGGACCTCAGCCCCAG AGTTGTGGACGGGATTGAAGACAATGGGGGAACCTCAGAGCCACAAACCTTCTGCTTCAACGTGGACCCCCCGCTGCAGAGCGCGGCCAGGGACTCCCCCACGTCAG CAGGGACCGACGCGGGCGGGCCAGCCCTGGCGATGGAAGCGGAGGAGATAAAGCAGAACATCAGGAGGCTCAACCAGGAG ATCAACCACCTCAACCAGGAGGTTTCCCACCTCAGCCGGGAGCTGCAGCGCATGATGGAGTTGCTCCAGGGCCGCCTGGGcggcccgcagccccccgctTGCCCCCACCGCCTGCCTGCGGCCGCCTCGCCACCCCCCCGGCCCTCGCCGCCCTCCGCCCCCGTGCCCCCCTCGCCCCCGCCCGCGCCCCCCAGCTCCCGCAGCTCCCCCTCCGCCAGCCCCCCGGCCAAACGCTGCCCCGTCCGCAGCCGCTCGGCCCacgccgccgccagccccgccgTCCACCCCTGGGTGGGCGCCGAGGGGCCGTGCCCACCGCGGGGGGACACCCCCAGCCCTGACCCCCGCCGGGGCTCGGACTCGCAGCCCCTCTCGCTGCCGCCCCGCTCTGCCCGCTCCTTCCCCGGCTGCTCGGCCGGCGGTCAGCCCCGTATCCACCGGCACCCCCGCTccagctccaccagctcccACTGA
- the KCNH4 gene encoding potassium voltage-gated channel subfamily H member 4 isoform X1, whose protein sequence is MPVMKGLLAPQNTFLDTIATRFDGTHSNFILANAQVRRGFPIVYCSDGFCDLTGFARTEVMQKNCSCRFLYGAETSEPVLQRIEKVLDGRQEYQTEVCFYKKGGAAFWCLLDIMPIKNEKGEVVLFLFSFKDITESRGRSHPSDKKEEKQRSKKPGSSHLRAARRQGRTVLHRLSNQFARRDRGEMKINRNVFENKPSIPEYKVASVQKSRFILLHYSIFKALWDWLILLATFYVAVTVPYNVCFTGTEDSLSAARSTIVSDIAVEMLFILDIILNFRTTYVSQSGQVVYDPRSICIHYVATWFFVDLIAALPFDLLYVFNVTVTSLVHLLKTVRLLRLLRLLQKLDRYSQYSAMVLTLLMSMFALLAHWMACIWYVIGRKEMESNDPQTWDIGWLHELGKRLEAPYINNSVGGPSIRSAYIASLYFTLSSLTSVGFGNVCANTDAEKIFSICTMLIGALMHAVVFGNVTAIIQRMYSRRSLYHTRMKDLKDFIRVHRLPQQLKQRLLEYFQTTWSVNNGIDANELLHDFPDELRADVAMHLNKDILQLPVFETASRGCLRSLSLHIKTSFCAPGEYLLRQGDALQANYFVCSGSLEVLKDNVVLAILGKGDLIGADLCSTDQVIKTNADVKALTYCDLQYIGLRGLCEVLQLYPEYAGKFTVDIHQDLTFNLREGSEMEGLCRYSRSPRLSQAPQPRPESSATPEKPLPSILEDEEEPDEVFQNSPATITHRKLLLPHLSSPARHGSLSSLLGDELCQISALRRNCRSPARCSRGRSPSPQCQRDPRLPEQEGGVGRRPAKLLIPSLHAYGPPDLSPRVVDGIEDNGGTSEPQTFCFNVDPPLQSAARDSPTSAGTDAGGPALAMEAEEIKQNIRRLNQEINHLNQEVSHLSRELQRMMELLQGRLGGPQPPACPHRLPAAASPPPRPSPPSAPVPPSPPPAPPSSRSSPSASPPAKRCPVRSRSAHAAASPAVHPWVGAEGPCPPRGDTPSPDPRRGSDSQPLSLPPRSARSFPGCSAGGQPRIHRHPRSSSTSSH, encoded by the exons ATGCCGGTGATGAAGGGGCTGCTGGCGCCGCAGAACACCTTCCTGGACACCATCGCCACCCGCTTCGATGGCACAC ACAGCAACTTCATCCTGGCCAACGCGCAGGTCCGCCGCGGCTTCCCCATCGTCTACTGCTCTGATGGCTTCTGCGACCTCACCGGCTTCGCCCGCACTGAGGTCATGCAGAAGAACTGCAGCTGCCGCTTCCTCTATGGGGCCGAGACCAGCGAGCCCGTCCTGCAGCGCATCGAGAAGGTGCTGGACGGCAGGCAGGAGTACCAGACCGAGGTCTGCTTCTACAAGAAGGGTG GAGCTGCCTTCTGGTGTCTGCTGGACATTATGCCCATCAAGAACGAGAAGGGGGAGGTGgtgctcttcctcttctccttcaagGACATCACAGAGAGCCGGGGCAGGAGCCATCCGAGTGACAAGAAGGAGG agaagcagaggagcAAGAAGCCTGGGAGCTCACACCTGCGGGCAGCGCGGAGGCAGGGCCGGACGGTGCTGCACCGGCTTAGCAACCAGTTTGCCCGGAGGGACCGTGGCGAGATGAAAATCAACCGC AACGTGTTTGAGAACAAGCCGTCCATTCCCGAGTACAAAGTGGCCTCGGTGCAGAAGTCCCGCTTCATCCTGCTCCACTACAGCATCTTCAAGGCCCTCTGGGACTGGCTGATCCTGCTGGCCACCTTCTATGTGGCTGTCACTGTCCCCTACAACGTCTGCTTCACGGGCACAGAGGACAGCCTCTCAGCCGCCCGCAGCACCATCGTCAGTGACATCGCCGTGGAGATGCTCTTCATCCTGG ACATCATCCTGAATTTCCGGACGACATACGTGAGCCAGTCGGGCCAGGTGGTGTACGACCCCCGCTCCATCTGCATCCATTACGTGGCCACCTGGTTCTTCGTGGATCTGATCGCCGCTCTGCCCTTCGATCTGCTCTACGTCTTCAACGTGACCGTG ACCTCGCTGGTTCACCTGCTGAAGACAGTGCggctgctgcggctgctgcggctgctgcagaagctggaCCGCTACTCGCAGTACAGTGCCATGGTGCTCACCCTGCTCATGTCCATGTTCGCGCTGCTGGCCCACTGGATGGCATGCATCTGGTACGTCATCGGCCGCAAGGAGATGGAGAGCAACGACCCCCAGACCTGGGACATCG GCTGGCTGCACGAGCTGGGCAAGAGGCTGGAGGCTCCCTACATCAACAACTCAGTGGGGGGCCCCTCCATCCGCAGCGCCTACATCGCCTCCCTCTACTTCACCCTCAGCAGCCTGACCAGCGTGGGCTTCGGCAACGTCTGCGCCAACACCGACGCCGAGAAGATCTTCTCCATCTGCACCATGCTCATCGGGG CACTGATGCACGCCGTCGTCTTCGGCAACGTCACGGCCATCATCCAGCGCATGTACTCCCGCCGCTCACTCTACCACACCCGCATGAAGGACCTCAAGGACTTCATCCGCGTCCACCGCCTGCCCCAGCAGCTcaagcagaggctgctggagTACTTCCAGACCACCTGGTCGGTGAACAACGGCATCGATGCTAACGAG ctgctgcatgACTTCCCCGATGAGCTGCGCGCGGACGTGGCCATGCACCTCAACAAGGACATCTTGCAGCTGCCCGTCTTCGAGACGGCCAGCCGGGGCTGCCTCCGCTCCCTCTCGCTCCACATCAAGACCTCGTTCTGCGCCCCGGGGGAGTACCTGCTGCGCCAGGGCGATGCGCTGCAGGCCAACTACTTCGTCTGCTCCGGCTCCCTCGAGGTGCTGAAGGACAACGTGGTCCTGGCCATCCTGG GCAAAGGGGATTTGATCGGAGCCGACCTGTGCAGCACGGACCAGGTGATCAAGACCAACGCGGACGTGAAGGCGCTGACCTACTGCGACCTGCAGTACATCGGGCTGCGGGGGCTCTGCGAGGTGCTGCAGCTCTACCCCGAGTACGCCGGCAAGTTCACGGTGGACATCCACCAGGACCTGACCTTCAACCTGCGGGAGGGCAGCGAGATGGAG GGGCTCTGCCGCTACTCCCGGTCCCCACGGCTGTCGCAGGCACCGCAG CCTCGTCCGGAAAGCAGTGCCACCCCGGAGAAGCCCCTTCCCTCCATCCtggaggacgaggaggagcCCGACGAGGTCTTCCAAAACTCGCCCGCCACCATCACCCACCgcaagctgctgctgccccatcTGAGCAGCCCGGCGCGCCATGGCTCCCTGAGCAGCCTCCTGGGCGATGAGCTGTGCCAGATCTCAGCCCTGCGGCGCAACTGCCGCTCCCCTGCCCGCTGCAGCCGGGGCCGCAGCCCCTCTCCGCAGTGCCAGAGGGACCCCCGGCTCCCGGAGCAGGAGGGCGGTGTGGGCAGGAGGCCAGCCAAGCTCCTCATCCCCTCCCTGCACGCATATGGCCCCCCGGACCTCAGCCCCAG AGTTGTGGACGGGATTGAAGACAATGGGGGAACCTCAGAGCCACAAACCTTCTGCTTCAACGTGGACCCCCCGCTGCAGAGCGCGGCCAGGGACTCCCCCACGTCAG CAGGGACCGACGCGGGCGGGCCAGCCCTGGCGATGGAAGCGGAGGAGATAAAGCAGAACATCAGGAGGCTCAACCAGGAG ATCAACCACCTCAACCAGGAGGTTTCCCACCTCAGCCGGGAGCTGCAGCGCATGATGGAGTTGCTCCAGGGCCGCCTGGGcggcccgcagccccccgctTGCCCCCACCGCCTGCCTGCGGCCGCCTCGCCACCCCCCCGGCCCTCGCCGCCCTCCGCCCCCGTGCCCCCCTCGCCCCCGCCCGCGCCCCCCAGCTCCCGCAGCTCCCCCTCCGCCAGCCCCCCGGCCAAACGCTGCCCCGTCCGCAGCCGCTCGGCCCacgccgccgccagccccgccgTCCACCCCTGGGTGGGCGCCGAGGGGCCGTGCCCACCGCGGGGGGACACCCCCAGCCCTGACCCCCGCCGGGGCTCGGACTCGCAGCCCCTCTCGCTGCCGCCCCGCTCTGCCCGCTCCTTCCCCGGCTGCTCGGCCGGCGGTCAGCCCCGTATCCACCGGCACCCCCGCTccagctccaccagctcccACTGA
- the KCNH4 gene encoding potassium voltage-gated channel subfamily H member 4 isoform X2, with protein sequence MPVMKGLLAPQNTFLDTIATRFDGTHSNFILANAQVRRGFPIVYCSDGFCDLTGFARTEVMQKNCSCRFLYGAETSEPVLQRIEKVLDGRQEYQTEVCFYKKGGAAFWCLLDIMPIKNEKGEVVLFLFSFKDITESRGRSHPSDKKEEKQRSKKPGSSHLRAARRQGRTVLHRLSNQFARRDRGEMKINRNVFENKPSIPEYKVASVQKSRFILLHYSIFKALWDWLILLATFYVAVTVPYNVCFTGTEDSLSAARSTIVSDIAVEMLFILDIILNFRTTYVSQSGQVVYDPRSICIHYVATWFFVDLIAALPFDLLYVFNVTVTSLVHLLKTVRLLRLLRLLQKLDRYSQYSAMVLTLLMSMFALLAHWMACIWYVIGRKEMESNDPQTWDIGWLHELGKRLEAPYINNSVGGPSIRSAYIASLYFTLSSLTSVGFGNVCANTDAEKIFSICTMLIGALMHAVVFGNVTAIIQRMYSRRSLYHTRMKDLKDFIRVHRLPQQLKQRLLEYFQTTWSVNNGIDANELLHDFPDELRADVAMHLNKDILQLPVFETASRGCLRSLSLHIKTSFCAPGEYLLRQGDALQANYFVCSGSLEVLKDNVVLAILGKGDLIGADLCSTDQVIKTNADVKALTYCDLQYIGLRGLCEVLQLYPEYAGKFTVDIHQDLTFNLREGSEMEGLCRYSRSPRLSQAPQPRPESSATPEKPLPSILEDEEEPDEVFQNSPATITHRKLLLPHLSSPARHGSLSSLLGDELCQISALRRNCRSPARCSRGRSPSPQCQRDPRLPEQEGGVGRRPAKLLIPSLHAYGPPDLSPRVVDGIEDNGGTSEPQTFCFNVDPPLQSAARDSPTSGTDAGGPALAMEAEEIKQNIRRLNQEINHLNQEVSHLSRELQRMMELLQGRLGGPQPPACPHRLPAAASPPPRPSPPSAPVPPSPPPAPPSSRSSPSASPPAKRCPVRSRSAHAAASPAVHPWVGAEGPCPPRGDTPSPDPRRGSDSQPLSLPPRSARSFPGCSAGGQPRIHRHPRSSSTSSH encoded by the exons ATGCCGGTGATGAAGGGGCTGCTGGCGCCGCAGAACACCTTCCTGGACACCATCGCCACCCGCTTCGATGGCACAC ACAGCAACTTCATCCTGGCCAACGCGCAGGTCCGCCGCGGCTTCCCCATCGTCTACTGCTCTGATGGCTTCTGCGACCTCACCGGCTTCGCCCGCACTGAGGTCATGCAGAAGAACTGCAGCTGCCGCTTCCTCTATGGGGCCGAGACCAGCGAGCCCGTCCTGCAGCGCATCGAGAAGGTGCTGGACGGCAGGCAGGAGTACCAGACCGAGGTCTGCTTCTACAAGAAGGGTG GAGCTGCCTTCTGGTGTCTGCTGGACATTATGCCCATCAAGAACGAGAAGGGGGAGGTGgtgctcttcctcttctccttcaagGACATCACAGAGAGCCGGGGCAGGAGCCATCCGAGTGACAAGAAGGAGG agaagcagaggagcAAGAAGCCTGGGAGCTCACACCTGCGGGCAGCGCGGAGGCAGGGCCGGACGGTGCTGCACCGGCTTAGCAACCAGTTTGCCCGGAGGGACCGTGGCGAGATGAAAATCAACCGC AACGTGTTTGAGAACAAGCCGTCCATTCCCGAGTACAAAGTGGCCTCGGTGCAGAAGTCCCGCTTCATCCTGCTCCACTACAGCATCTTCAAGGCCCTCTGGGACTGGCTGATCCTGCTGGCCACCTTCTATGTGGCTGTCACTGTCCCCTACAACGTCTGCTTCACGGGCACAGAGGACAGCCTCTCAGCCGCCCGCAGCACCATCGTCAGTGACATCGCCGTGGAGATGCTCTTCATCCTGG ACATCATCCTGAATTTCCGGACGACATACGTGAGCCAGTCGGGCCAGGTGGTGTACGACCCCCGCTCCATCTGCATCCATTACGTGGCCACCTGGTTCTTCGTGGATCTGATCGCCGCTCTGCCCTTCGATCTGCTCTACGTCTTCAACGTGACCGTG ACCTCGCTGGTTCACCTGCTGAAGACAGTGCggctgctgcggctgctgcggctgctgcagaagctggaCCGCTACTCGCAGTACAGTGCCATGGTGCTCACCCTGCTCATGTCCATGTTCGCGCTGCTGGCCCACTGGATGGCATGCATCTGGTACGTCATCGGCCGCAAGGAGATGGAGAGCAACGACCCCCAGACCTGGGACATCG GCTGGCTGCACGAGCTGGGCAAGAGGCTGGAGGCTCCCTACATCAACAACTCAGTGGGGGGCCCCTCCATCCGCAGCGCCTACATCGCCTCCCTCTACTTCACCCTCAGCAGCCTGACCAGCGTGGGCTTCGGCAACGTCTGCGCCAACACCGACGCCGAGAAGATCTTCTCCATCTGCACCATGCTCATCGGGG CACTGATGCACGCCGTCGTCTTCGGCAACGTCACGGCCATCATCCAGCGCATGTACTCCCGCCGCTCACTCTACCACACCCGCATGAAGGACCTCAAGGACTTCATCCGCGTCCACCGCCTGCCCCAGCAGCTcaagcagaggctgctggagTACTTCCAGACCACCTGGTCGGTGAACAACGGCATCGATGCTAACGAG ctgctgcatgACTTCCCCGATGAGCTGCGCGCGGACGTGGCCATGCACCTCAACAAGGACATCTTGCAGCTGCCCGTCTTCGAGACGGCCAGCCGGGGCTGCCTCCGCTCCCTCTCGCTCCACATCAAGACCTCGTTCTGCGCCCCGGGGGAGTACCTGCTGCGCCAGGGCGATGCGCTGCAGGCCAACTACTTCGTCTGCTCCGGCTCCCTCGAGGTGCTGAAGGACAACGTGGTCCTGGCCATCCTGG GCAAAGGGGATTTGATCGGAGCCGACCTGTGCAGCACGGACCAGGTGATCAAGACCAACGCGGACGTGAAGGCGCTGACCTACTGCGACCTGCAGTACATCGGGCTGCGGGGGCTCTGCGAGGTGCTGCAGCTCTACCCCGAGTACGCCGGCAAGTTCACGGTGGACATCCACCAGGACCTGACCTTCAACCTGCGGGAGGGCAGCGAGATGGAG GGGCTCTGCCGCTACTCCCGGTCCCCACGGCTGTCGCAGGCACCGCAG CCTCGTCCGGAAAGCAGTGCCACCCCGGAGAAGCCCCTTCCCTCCATCCtggaggacgaggaggagcCCGACGAGGTCTTCCAAAACTCGCCCGCCACCATCACCCACCgcaagctgctgctgccccatcTGAGCAGCCCGGCGCGCCATGGCTCCCTGAGCAGCCTCCTGGGCGATGAGCTGTGCCAGATCTCAGCCCTGCGGCGCAACTGCCGCTCCCCTGCCCGCTGCAGCCGGGGCCGCAGCCCCTCTCCGCAGTGCCAGAGGGACCCCCGGCTCCCGGAGCAGGAGGGCGGTGTGGGCAGGAGGCCAGCCAAGCTCCTCATCCCCTCCCTGCACGCATATGGCCCCCCGGACCTCAGCCCCAG AGTTGTGGACGGGATTGAAGACAATGGGGGAACCTCAGAGCCACAAACCTTCTGCTTCAACGTGGACCCCCCGCTGCAGAGCGCGGCCAGGGACTCCCCCACGTCAG GGACCGACGCGGGCGGGCCAGCCCTGGCGATGGAAGCGGAGGAGATAAAGCAGAACATCAGGAGGCTCAACCAGGAG ATCAACCACCTCAACCAGGAGGTTTCCCACCTCAGCCGGGAGCTGCAGCGCATGATGGAGTTGCTCCAGGGCCGCCTGGGcggcccgcagccccccgctTGCCCCCACCGCCTGCCTGCGGCCGCCTCGCCACCCCCCCGGCCCTCGCCGCCCTCCGCCCCCGTGCCCCCCTCGCCCCCGCCCGCGCCCCCCAGCTCCCGCAGCTCCCCCTCCGCCAGCCCCCCGGCCAAACGCTGCCCCGTCCGCAGCCGCTCGGCCCacgccgccgccagccccgccgTCCACCCCTGGGTGGGCGCCGAGGGGCCGTGCCCACCGCGGGGGGACACCCCCAGCCCTGACCCCCGCCGGGGCTCGGACTCGCAGCCCCTCTCGCTGCCGCCCCGCTCTGCCCGCTCCTTCCCCGGCTGCTCGGCCGGCGGTCAGCCCCGTATCCACCGGCACCCCCGCTccagctccaccagctcccACTGA